Proteins encoded within one genomic window of Bradyrhizobium sp. AZCC 1719:
- a CDS encoding ABC transporter ATP-binding protein, giving the protein MTALLEVEDLVKHFVAARSVFGRPTAYVKAVDGVSFTVEAGKTLALVGESGCGKSTVSRLVLRLIEPDAGNVCFEGRDLGALSANELRAFRRDAQIIFQDPYASLNPRMTVSQILSEPLALHDLVPAPRRRERVEELLRLVGLEPRFARRYPHEFSGGQRQRIAIARALAVEPKLIICDEPVSALDVSIRSQILNLLRDLQDRLGLAYIFVSHDLAVVKHIADRVAVMNLGGIVETADAEALFAAPRHPYSRALLSAIPVPKPQARRGRIVLEGEMPSALNPPSGCRFHTRCPYVIERCRTEIPALLADDTGHATACHRTAELPSPGAIVPADGGFSPVLEKLVAAFSGGTEGAGRVGVEVSGTRPTAV; this is encoded by the coding sequence ATGACGGCGCTGCTCGAAGTCGAAGACCTCGTAAAACATTTCGTCGCCGCACGATCGGTGTTCGGCCGACCCACCGCTTATGTCAAAGCGGTCGACGGCGTTAGCTTCACGGTCGAGGCCGGCAAGACGCTGGCGCTGGTCGGCGAATCCGGTTGCGGCAAGTCCACCGTCAGCCGGCTGGTGCTGCGGCTGATCGAGCCGGATGCGGGCAACGTTTGCTTCGAGGGCCGCGACCTCGGCGCGCTCAGCGCCAACGAATTGCGCGCCTTCCGCCGCGATGCGCAGATTATCTTCCAGGATCCTTATGCGTCGCTCAACCCGCGCATGACGGTGAGCCAGATTCTGAGCGAGCCGCTGGCGCTGCACGATCTGGTGCCGGCCCCGCGCCGCCGCGAACGGGTCGAAGAGCTGTTGCGGCTGGTCGGGCTCGAGCCGCGCTTTGCCCGCCGCTACCCGCACGAATTTTCCGGCGGTCAGCGCCAGCGCATCGCGATTGCGCGAGCGCTGGCGGTAGAGCCGAAACTGATCATCTGCGACGAGCCGGTCTCCGCGCTCGACGTCTCGATCCGCTCGCAAATCCTCAATCTGCTGCGCGACCTGCAGGACCGGCTCGGCCTCGCCTACATCTTCGTCTCGCACGATCTGGCGGTCGTGAAGCACATCGCCGACCGCGTCGCCGTGATGAATCTCGGTGGTATCGTCGAGACGGCGGACGCCGAGGCGCTGTTCGCCGCGCCCCGGCATCCCTATAGCCGTGCGCTACTGTCGGCGATTCCCGTGCCCAAACCGCAGGCCAGGCGCGGCCGCATCGTGCTGGAAGGCGAGATGCCGAGCGCGCTCAATCCGCCCTCCGGCTGCCGCTTTCATACCCGCTGCCCTTATGTCATCGAGCGCTGCCGCACCGAAATTCCGGCCCTGCTCGCCGACGACACGGGACACGCGACGGCGTGTCACCGCACGGCCGAATTGCCGTCGCCCGGGGCCATCGTTCCCGCCGATGGCGGATTTTCGCCGGTGCTGGAAAAGTTGGTCGCCGCCTTCAGCGGTGGCACGGAAGGTGCAGGCCGCGTCGGGGTTGAGGTATCAGGAACACGGCCAACGGCGGTGTAA